ctggactatatttgtctccctgaggagccaggcaggggtctccacgccaggttctctggcctccttgttccagggaggcttaggagaggcccagctctaggtccaagctgtcttgggcctttgcacagtgccccaggcaagtcggtacgccctccaacaacctaaagcacagggaagtgaggtgcagagagatctaagctgcccccatggaaaacagctttgctttgtaaccagtagtactgtattatctagcattgtcttcctcctttagcccaggttctcgctatccaggaacggagattggacttagcaattaactcagtgaatttacatataaccatatagtcccattcatgtagcatcttaacgtctttaaagcacagcttcactcatcccgaccagacaactctgagagtgggcaatttaaccatccccgtcatacagagcgctgaaaccaccaaataacctgctgcaaaacacaaaacccaacgacgggcctagagggggaagccgggggcgggagagaaagggaggaggggcgagggaaggacagctctccccggccaccgcagggagctgccagcagctccgggtcgaacacctcccctgcagcagcggtcccgcagcagcatgtgcccggtgcagcctcccgcctccacggaacgttctggaagcgccacggcctgcaccgctctgcgtcgacagaagcccgcggtgccccggccgcttccagccgcacaccgccccggagaccccgccccaggccccggcctcccgcggccgcccggcccacgccacgccacgccacgccacgccacgcagcgagcagccgcctcagcgggcgccagggcgccccggccccggccccggccccggccccggccgtaccgccgcctgcaaccgccgcctgcaaccgtcacccggcaccggccgcgtcctccgttgccacagtaacgaggagcccgccgctccgcctcgccccgtgagccaatgcggcgtggtgtccgatgagcggcggcagggagagccaatagtttttcggagcggtgagagcccggccggcgcctgggcggcggggcgaggggcgggcgcagagcagttgcgtcactgtctaccggccggaagcaacgtaaaaagcgtcctcagcgggcgcgcgcgccgtgcagggagcgggagctggcggcggggaggggctgtcgccgtcgccgtcggtccggtaggtgctcggggccgccgcccccgtcaccctgccctgccctgccctgccctcggccggtgccgcagccccggtgggcggcgagccgcgcccccgcacgtcgcttcagccgcgggccggggccgtggggcgcccccccgcccccgagggctgacggcggcgcgccccttctctcgcaggccgccggcagccatgaaccagttcagcttcgggtcgggcgcggcgggaggcggcttcaccttcggcgtgccgaagacggccgccgccaccacggccgcgacgggcttctccttctccacctccgccgcctcgggaggcttcagcttcggcacggcggcgcagacgcccgccagcagccagccggccgggctcttctccctcagcacgccggccagcaccgcgcagcccgccggcttcagcttcggcacgcagcccgccgccacggcggcgccggccggggccgtgttctcgctggggtgagtcccgcggcccagcgcccgccgccgcgggggggcggggggggaggtggcggcgctgccgagcggcctgctgctttggaggcgcctgggaaagtacctcagaacagagcgaggccgctgctgttgcggggtgaacctgtgctgcagtgcagcacatccgtaggtgtttactggggcctgttctttctctccattcacttttccacgggctatcaagaccagtcaatcctgtgacttattccactgctgaaagttgtatgtttatgctgctgctttggagacatgagtccatgctggttaagaaaaaggagaatttgagcttttgcatggtgcgcctgttctgttgtgattaaaacttggggtgctcagaatctgtcctttcccaagcaggacttcagtccttttaagacactgtaaaccctggaatgggaattggtagaatcatttgtctttccagatagtcccacttctgaagtggaaaaatgtgatgaaacagcccagggaaatcctgcttgctcagcttttgcccgagcagtgctcctcaggtcatgttagtaaggtagaatgaaggttaccaagaaccagcatcttattgatagcaatggaaaagaggtgttaggcaggtgtgagctgtagttttactttgtcatctgccttgtggctgggaaaggggagagactggagctggtaagtaattgaggttattggcatttttgcttttcagttttactttacagaatagtgccatttctgagggtccctggggcagttatactggtggaaaatcatacgaaagaatggcttcactttttcaaaaaatacactctttccttcttagcttatgttctttccttctttcttccaaatatgcagctgctgctcaggaaggccttttgtcatcatcgtactgtttttgtttgttaaatttaaaataacttttccacccgagaacggtggaaagggagttggatggaggctagcagtgggaaggcagctggaagaaagtcttgtgttagtttgaagcagaggaggtgacaaggatgtgtaaggtctgagagaagaaacttattctgaaacattcatggtgatgtaaataccttggtgggaggaggtaattaaggaggagtcagtaaaagtggacttggtggagtctgtatgacaggaattgtagtgcgatctgtgtcaaaactgggctgcggttagcttgaagtaggaacctgaagtgcacatctctgaaattaagatgttctctgctgtcagtaaatactttgtaagaaagctgattcttagtagttcactggatatatgtctcagattaccttactttttttttttttttttttccctaggggaaaggcacccaaattacacttgggaggcagtagcacaactcaagctgcaggtatcacaggaggctttgggttcggcggctctgtaccggctagtgcgccctcaaggcaagcagcagccccctctggctttgtttttggctctgctggtaccaccgccactaccactgagtctgggacaactggagggtttactttttccagtggtagtgcaacccaggcagcaacacccagcttcagtatcagcaccgtaagcagtgcggccccgcaaacagcgcccgcggggttgacctttggagcagcgcctgctgccgctgccaccgctgctgccaccctaggagcaacaaacaacacagccagcaactgccttcagccttgggggacagtgctcaggtgagtgcctgggctgggaatgtgggctgtaattgggaagcctgccgacatggagggcacctgggggtggtgtgtgaagttctgaagcctccttcagcttttgctggtgtgaagtgaaactcgtggtcgtaatacatgctttctttttttccctatttatccagggtctctagttacagacacaaaagtgcacccattagggcccaagcggatatgcatgtatccgtttgtttcttaacattacagcaattggcagaacttgtatgtgtgtctgaattagtgagtttgccacctggctaggtcagtctgaagcaaagcatctgtttatgtggggaagtttctcagaacagcatctcttggcttagctgtttcttgtgatatttgagcttaatgctgagatgaagtagcctgtagtcttgcctccttacattctgaatggccagtctttattttgtgactgtgtatgtgtgaatttgaaaccggaggtgataaaggaagacaagtacagtgtaaaatggcccagaaggcaagtgactgccgagataacagtgggatgctctcgtgtttgaatgtgccttgcaggattttgaatggctttgctgtcagtactttttgggctggtgggggtgggggtcttcatcattagggatggggattcctaagctgagtggtgtttgagaagtattactgaaggggtttggaggctgaggctgaaataattctgccactgaagagaagtgtcagagttgcatttgaagtgcttggagagtgtctttggtggatttggggtgggggtatagaggcagggatgggagtagtgaggaaggggagtgccctgcccaggatgctgaactgttgctgaacccaggcaacaaacctgtttcactttaacagtgaaacttgcgggcctgtttgagacaaggactatattccgtaagcagggtgtagcctactcactgttttatccaaggtggttttgttgactgtgacgcgccaatagaggggcgtcggagattctttcagattcgggttagttgcactgaactcaagagatcatcatttgtcaagtgtaagaatttactagagctaagcagttacacacatacgacggacactggacaacactgaacaacttacaccagaccatctacaagtctaacaaagctaaaaagtaaagaactgaaaacagaatgcacatatcagagctctgtggttaagccacagatgcacggtacagtgaccgttctcagcctttccttgtccttatggaccacctctccagtacggttttccccagattgttctcagcgtgctcaagctatgctgggatgattcaggttctccctggcagttgccatcggggtgtccctgctgatgggtgggttgctgggtgtgcaggccaagtgagggtgagactgagtccacacagaggtatgtggctttcttctgtccttcagaggcttagggtttttcatccaatcaaacagtgccagaccacggttacacaacagaaccgatggcctcagccggtaacaggatggataccaacagggtggtcaacagacaacccagttccacgctacccagaggcttacagggcgagtctgcagtgtcacttctcctttgctgactaggtttgctcagcactcaggggtcactggaggtcctccccaacgatatgcaaaactttagtgcggttggctatctgatatacatcagtagtaatctgatggaaatggttaacataaaaacagcaactgtcattagttaaggcacacactgctccttgagaggctagcaaacagtcaagtgtgaaatgattctgtacagtagtttggccaatattgtgtatgtcttcatttaaaagcgttaaggcatcgatgggtgtgttttctatcacttctgtggttacagattcactattgttttttccaggtcaactgccctcgctgggtaactgcttccatggcttgtatatcagcattatggggccacagcccacacgctatttccaactggagtgcaaggattatactaaggtagcaataccagggagcacggcaccccgaaaatgaattttggaatgtggcttttgctgccttgccggggcagtgtgtcagcccgagagcaaggggtgggggggggggtcacagccgccttcctttcttcggggaaaggaaagcccctgcctgtcgtggggtctaaagcagacgtacccatttaaacactcccttaacgtgcctagtgttttcctgtggctactgttttactgtggggaaatgcacggagccagacagtctcccagcctgctcctgcgcatcctccctagctttcgtcaggccctgcagaggctcgtctgcacagcctgcccggctccgtgaaagaccgcctccccgccaaacggcgctcaggagaagcacggcctacaacaaacagccggtggcactgaggtcacgcctgtgcagggtgactgggaaggagctggcaggccgcgcgcacgctcagcggcccattgtgaggagctcctgacaccttcacaaggtctgcacgcccgccggcgatgtcacagcaccgccagggcaacccagggccccgttgccgggcaggcctcatttgcgcacacagctttgggagtaccagcagacatggctggctgctctgccttggtgtgccttctcctgtgtactcttcttgtacacggggtccccatacctggggaaagagaggcttcggtgctgtctgaaggtacgtactccgacgcaagacctcctctcccccactaacattgtctaagggtgaatctccaggggcaaggcagcgctcccacgggcccctaccagcacctgggggcacaggcagaatagggggctcccttccaaagctgagaacacttgaggaggagctcttctgcagagacgcggctttccacagccttctgcgccgccctcctgcgctgcccgccctgggcacacacaagcatctgccgagcctcggcccagcacaagagtgggtctcgctcgtgacagcaggctcctgcttccctttctcccagcgcaggaaggagggagagaggaggagcaaaacgcaccaaaaggagcaggggggagaagagaagaatggggcgttttctcaatgcacggcaccaaactaggataccacatggcatcccgcacgtgctgggatgccacgtccccacggctgtgatgcgtgtgccgctgcgcttgggctcttcacgcttcagccctccccttcctacctttcacctaccacagcatgcacgtttatattaaacgctgatctctggccactgttttgcagtactctcccccaagggttctgcagaggctgaccccagccctccaaaacgcagaactgttgtcgtcatcgtcgccaacactttgacgctcgtcatcttgacgttgttctttgcgttctgcgtttggctctactaccgactcaagaccaggaaagaaaggtaatgtttgaaattcacaccccttgcaaagtgatacaccttgcacagcagcttccaatgtgggcatggcaacaagaacagcacacctgcaaggcagccattacacagctgcacaaagtgcttacctgaagcccacaggtactctcaaggcttcccagaaagctcccaggccggcattttaaccctttccctggcaaatggaacagagcacaagttccctcctagggagcgcgcttcctttcaaaaggacaactaaaaatcctttaccatacctctcggtacgattcctaggtctccagaggacgatgccgaggcatccgcttgccactaccgctgccactgcggagaggtgagttctgtcctgcctccaggacaaaaagctccatccgagcaagtcccttcaaaccttcccctcttcaaactcgcaccaacacaaagctcatctgctaatgtgttatttccagcttcacagcagcctgcagtgtacctgctccaggtgtgcttctccgagcgcagcaagcctagagctctgcaacatctggggcaatgaagacgacaatccgtatggcggccttctcccatccctgcctcctacaccgggcatgggagagttcagcagaagctcttccagtgacaggtaatcgccaccacaaaagcagaagacaccttgctcaggctacgctgcgcccctttcaagggcgggcttgctttggggcctctgggggcagcttaagggcgtattctcctgctccctttcccttggggctggccagtg
This genomic interval from Dromaius novaehollandiae isolate bDroNov1 unplaced genomic scaffold, bDroNov1.hap1 HAP1_SCAFFOLD_110, whole genome shotgun sequence contains the following:
- the LOC135326748 gene encoding nuclear pore glycoprotein p62-like, producing the protein MNQFSFGSGAAGGGFTFGVPKTAAATTAATGFSFSTSAASGGFSFGTAAQTPASSQPAGLFSLSTPASTAQPAGFSFGTQPAATAAPAGAVFSLGGKAPKLHLGGSSTTQAAGITGGFGFGGSVPASAPSRQAAAPSGFVFGSAGTTATTTESGTTGGFTFSSGSATQAATPSFSISTVSSAAPQTAPAGLTFGAAPAAAATAAATLGATNNTASNCLQPWGTVLRSTALAG